Genomic window (Tardiphaga sp. vice304):
GCTGCCGGCGCCAAACGGGTTGACGGCCTTGATCGGCTTCGACGGCCAGGTGTCGGCGTGTGCCGCCAACGGCGCCAGTAGAATGGCGGCCAGACACGACCACTGCAGCAAATTCCTCATCACGCGCTCCGTTGGCACCAGCCTGTAATTTGCCGGGCAGATCGTGAGCTTGCAAGATTAAGGCCGGGTTACCCGTTGTCATCCTGCCGGCGGGCGAGCGCAGCTCGCACGAACCCGGAATCCCGGGATGTTCATCGTCCCATGGCAAGATTCCGGGTTCGCTTGCGCTGGCGCGCTCGCGCCCCCGGAACCGCAGCTTCTGGCTTTGGGCAGTCTCAGTTCTTCAGCGCCGCCAGCGCATCTTTCACATTCGGATCGAGCCCTTCGCCACCGGCTTCCAGATGCGCCATGATCTGCTTGCGCATGCGCGGGTCCCAGAATTTGCGGATGTGCTCGGTAATCCCCGGCACGGCCTTGCCTTCACCCTGGCTGTTGAAAAACGTGCCGATCTGGTTGGCCATGTAGATCAGCCGGTTAGGCGACGTCGATGTGTGCGTGCTCAT
Coding sequences:
- a CDS encoding formate dehydrogenase subunit delta, yielding MSTHTSTSPNRLIYMANQIGTFFNSQGEGKAVPGITEHIRKFWDPRMRKQIMAHLEAGGEGLDPNVKDALAALKN